A stretch of Brassica rapa cultivar Chiifu-401-42 chromosome A08, CAAS_Brap_v3.01, whole genome shotgun sequence DNA encodes these proteins:
- the LOC103833159 gene encoding dehydrin Xero 2, with amino-acid sequence MGDHPRSSEQQEADDAASKGCGMFDFLKKKPEDEHVYVTDATKEKKEEETPSLAARLHRSGSSSSDEEVDENGEKKKRKGLKEKVFGHKDEDHVSDDHQYTTEEKKGVTEKIMLKVHAGKGTHEQANKHEHEDGEKKGFMEKMKEKLPAAGGHHDQANKPEPQEDGKEKGFMEKIKGKLPAPGGHHDQANKHEHNEDGKEKGFMDKIKEKIPGGHNGKPEVEPHHENGKEKGFMEKIKEKLPGHIKHDDSDEKKKET; translated from the exons ATGGGGGATCATCCTCGTTCAAGTGAGCAACAAGAAGCTGATGATGCAGCTTCCAAAGGTTGTGGAATGTTTGACTTTCTCAAGAAGAAACCTGAAGATGAGCATGTCTATGTGACTGACGCGACGAAGGAAAAAAAGGAAGAGGAGACACCTTCCCTTGCGGCAAGGCTTCACCGTTCTGGCAGCTCT TCGAGTGATGAAGAAGTGGATGAAAATGgggaaaagaagaagaggaaaggaTTGAAGGAGAAGGTGTTTGGTCACAAGGATGAAGATCATGTTTCTGATGATCATCAATATACAACTGAGGAGAAGAAGGGCGTCACGGAGAAGATCATGTTAAAAGTTCATGCAGGTAAAGGGACTCATGAGCAAGCCAACAAGCATGAGCATGAAGATGGGGAGAAGAAAGGGTTTATGgagaagatgaaggagaagcTTCCTGCAGCTGGAGGTCATCATGACCAAGCCAACAAGCCTGAACCTCAGGAGGATGGGAAAGAGAAAGGGTTTATGGAAAAGATCAAGGGGAAGCTTCCTGCACCTGGAGGTCATCATGACCAAGCCAACAAGCATGAGCATAATGAGGATGGGAAGGAGAAAGGGTTTATGGACAAGATTAAGGAGAAGATTCCTGGAGGTCACAATGGAAAGCCCGAAGTTGAGCCTCATCATGAAAATGGTAAAGAGAAAGGGTTTATGGAGAAGATCAAGGAGAAGCTCCCTGGTCATATCAAGCATGATGACAGTGATgagaagaaaaaggaaacttAG
- the LOC103833160 gene encoding uncharacterized protein LOC103833160 isoform X2, with translation MQSQIGRHLHALDNDIKLHALPEKHHVTQPESWNHHTLWRKTMVMESQTQTLVWFWNGQKHSFTVKPDFSVGSNLKPSAARKELRIQQRQLQQLRASTMAEKVEESLCLEMKL, from the exons ATGCAG AGCCAAATCGGCAGACATCTCCATGCGCTGGACAACGACATCAAACTTCATGCTCTGCCGGAGAAACATCACGTGACACAGCCAGAGAGTTGGAACCATCACACGCTTTGGAGGAAGACGATGGTAATGGAGAGTCAAACGCAAACACTGGTGTGGTTTTG GAATGGTCAGAAGCACTCATTCACCGTGAAGCCTGATTTTTCTGTTGGGAGTAATCTGAAGCCTTCTGCTGCAAGAAAAGAACTCAG GATTCAGCAGAGGCAGTTGCAACAGCTTAGAGCTTCTACAATGGCTGAGAAAGTGGAAGAGTCTTTGTGCCTCGAGATGAAACTCTGA
- the LOC103833160 gene encoding uncharacterized protein LOC103833160 isoform X1: protein MQSQIGRHLHALDNDIKLHALPEKHHVTQPESWNHHTLWRKTMVMESQTQTLVWFWNGQKHSFTVKPDFSVGSNLKPSAARKELRCPLISTREPFKWCWFHVGATTQDSAEAVATA, encoded by the exons ATGCAG AGCCAAATCGGCAGACATCTCCATGCGCTGGACAACGACATCAAACTTCATGCTCTGCCGGAGAAACATCACGTGACACAGCCAGAGAGTTGGAACCATCACACGCTTTGGAGGAAGACGATGGTAATGGAGAGTCAAACGCAAACACTGGTGTGGTTTTG GAATGGTCAGAAGCACTCATTCACCGTGAAGCCTGATTTTTCTGTTGGGAGTAATCTGAAGCCTTCTGCTGCAAGAAAAGAACTCAGGTGTCCTTTGATTTCTACTAGGGAGCCGTTTAAGTGGTGTTGGTTTCATGTCGGTGCAACTACACAA GATTCAGCAGAGGCAGTTGCAACAGCTTAG